A window of the Alnus glutinosa chromosome 4, dhAlnGlut1.1, whole genome shotgun sequence genome harbors these coding sequences:
- the LOC133867104 gene encoding gamma-glutamyl peptidase 3-like has translation MKVGGEKRYGLLLAAKDSDYVKKVYGGYFNVFLAAFGEEGETWDLYRVIEGDFPDINDLQNYDGFVISGSPCDAYANDYWILKLCFLLQTLDAMEKKVLGICFGHQVLCRALGGKVGKSYSGWDLGLRKVSVVKELAPCWFLDELGEIPASLSVIECHQDEVFEVPMGAEVIASSDKTGVEMFRIGSHILGIQGHPEYTKDILQNLIDRLLNMDAIEKGFAEKVRFGLQTAEPDRKFWERICRNFLKG, from the exons ATGAAGGTTGGAGGAGAGAAAAGATATGGTCTTCTTCTTGCAGCAAAAGACTCCGACTATGTGAAGAAAGTATATGGTGGGTACTTCAATGTGTTTCTTGCAGCTTTTGGGGAAGAAGGAGAGACGTGGGACTTGTACAGGGTGATAGAGGGGGACTTCCCTGACATTAATGACCTCCAAAACTATGATGGCTTTGTCATCAGTGGCAGCCCTTGTGATGCTTATGCCAATGATTACTGGATTCTCAAGCTCTGTTTTCTCCTGCAAACTTTGGATGCCATGGAGAAGAAAGTCCTTGGGATTTGCTTTGGTCATCAG GTATTGTGCAGGGCATTGGGTGGAAAGGTTGGAAAATCTTATAGTGGGTGGGATTTGGGGCTAAGGAAGGTGAGTGTAGTGAAGGAATTGGCCCCATGCTGGTTCCTTGATGAGTTGGGTGAAATCCCAGCTTCCCTTTCGGTTATTGAGTGCCATCAAGATGAGGTTTTTGAGGTTCCAATGGGAGCTGAAGTGATTGCATCCTCAGACAAAACAGGTGTGGAGATGTTCAGGATTGGAAGCCATATTTTAGGCATTCAAGGCCACCCTGAGTACACCAAGGACATTCTTCAAAATCTCATTGACCGCCTTCTCAATATGGATGCCATAGAG AAAGGTTTTGCAGAAAAAGTAAGGTTTGGATTGCAAACAGCCGAGCCTGATAGGAAGTTTTGGGAAAGGATATGCAGGAACTTTCTCAAGGGATGA